TGAAATCTGTAAGTCGTTGGCTTCTATTGCTCCGGCAGTTGATTTTATCCGTGTGGGAAGTGAATTATCATGTGATGAAGCCTACCGCGGACATCTGATTGAAAATGAATTATCCTCTTGTAACCGTCGTTCGGAAGTTTACGAACGCATCCGGAATTGTCGGATTATGGTGGGAACGGTAGCGGCTATTTCCGGTAAACCGGAACTATTTCGTCTGAAACATTTTGATGTAGCCATTATTGATGAGGCTACCCAAATTTTGGAACCGCAGTTGTTAGGCATCCTCTGTGCACGTGGAGAAGACGAAAAGGATGCGATAGATAAGTTTGTGTTGATCGGAGATCATAAACAACTGCCTGCTGTAGTGCAGCAAAAGACGGAGCAATCGGTCATTTATGATGAATCTTTACTGTCTATCGGGTTGACCAATCTTAAAGATTCCTTGTTTGAACGCCTCTACCGGAACTGTACTGCAACGGTTCAACATATATTGTCTTCATCGGAGCAGTCGTCTCCATTGGAACAATCATATCCATCATTCGCAGCTCAGCGCTCCTGCGATATGCTGTGTCGCCAAGGGCGAATGCATCCGGAAGTTGCTTTGTTTGCTAATCGTGCTTTTTATGGAGGGCGTCTGATCCCTGTCGGCCTGCCTCACCAAACAGAATCATCCGATACTATTTGTCGTTTGGCTTTTTATCCCTCTGTACCCGAAAAGGTGGGAGCATCTGCAAAGATCAACTATTCGGAGGCGCGCATTGTTGCCGACTTAGCTGTTCGCATTTATGAAGATCATCAGACAGATTTTGACGAATCCCGTACTTTAGGAATCATTACCCCTTACCGGAGTCAGATAGCACTGATTAAAAAAGAAATAGAATCATTAGGTATTCCGGTTCTGAACCGAATCTTGGTTGACACGGTAGAACGGTTCCAGGGAAGCGAACGTGATGTAATAATCTATTCCTTCTGTGTCAACTACCCTTACCAACTAAAATTTCTATCCAATTTGACGGAAGAAGAGGGTGTCTTGATCGATCGGAAACTGAATGTAGCCTTGACCCGTGCAAGAAAACAGATGTTCATCACGGGAGTCCCCGAGCTACTCGAACGCAACCCACTCTACAAAAGTTTATTAAAATTAATAGAAGGCTCCTGAAAAATTGCATCATTTTTGCAGATGTTAGTTTTTATTCTCTCTTTATGCGATTCATTAACACCTCTATATTGAACAAACGCCTATATTTGCAACACGTTTTTTTCATAGAGATTTAGATTTAAGGTTAGAAGAATTGTGGAAGTCGTGAGACTTCCCTTTTTTTCATCTTAACGTTTACTATACTTCATTATAGGAATGCAAAAACACTGTTTTTAGTGTTTCGGTTAAAAAATTTGCAAGAGGATGATGCAGGATAAGTAAACCTAAAAAGCCTTCTTCGTGAGAAGAGGCTTTTTTATTTTTCATTTTTTGAATAATTGGTTAGAAAACAAAAGAGTAACTCGGCGACGAGTTACTCTTTTGTTTTCTAACGATTCTATCTGTACGAATAGATTTAATCCAATACGATAGGTTTGTATTTCGGAACTAAAGCCTTCATGATAACCCAACCCAACAGATAAGCTACTGCACATACGCAGAAGATAACGAAATATCCGGCCGGTTTACCTTCGAATCCCATGAATGTCATGGCAGGGTGTACAAATTGTGCCCCTTGTTCCAACAGCTCTTTCGTCATTTCCACTTCATGACCGTCAACCATCGTTGTTCCGGAAGCATACACGAATAAGTTACCTGCCACTTTCTGAAGAATCATAGAGCCTACGCCTCCTGCCATACCACCTATACCGGTGATACTTGCAATAGCTGTTCTTGGGAACATATCGCCTACGGTAGAGAATATATTGGCCGACCAGGATTGATGAGCAGCTCCACCAATACCGATTAAGATAACCGGGAACCATGGAGAAACAGTACCTAACGGTTGTGCTAACAGTACAACCAGCGGGAAGAAGGCGAAAATTAGCATCGCTTTCATACGGGCTGCATACGGATTCATACCCGTTCTGTTGATGAAGATAGTAGGTAGTTTACCACCATAGATAGATAACATAGTCACTGCATAAAGTGTAAAGATCAACGCCATACCCAACGGGTCGGAGGTTTTGATACCGAATTGAGTATTCAGATAAGACGGAGTCCAGAAAAGGAAGAACCACCATACGCCGTCAGTCATGAACTTACCGAAGACAAAGGCCCATGTTTGTTTGTAGCTGAAACATTGCCAAAACTTCATTCTCTTTTCATCTTTCTCGTCTGTCATCGGAGCACTGCCTACTTCGCGATGGTCTTGCTCGATATAGTCAAGCTCTGCCTGATTGACATGTTTGCTTTTCGATGGGGCATCATACATAAACACCCAGAATCCCATCCAAATAAAGCCAAGTCCACCAATTACGATAAATGCCATTTCCCAACCGAACATTTTTGCCAGGATAGGAATGGTAAGAGGAGCGATCAACGCACCGATAGATGCACCGGCATTGAAGATAGAAGTAGCGTAAGCACGGTCTTTTTTAGGGAAGTATTCCGCGGTTACTTTAATGGCGGCAGGGAAGTTACCAGCTTCTCCTAAAGCAAGGATACAGCGGGCAGCGAGGAAGCAGTACATACTGACCGTAGCAATAGTCACCACTACATCTCCTGTGGCACCTGCCAGTTCTGCTGCGCTATGAAGACCTACCTGTGCTTCTGTGATAACACCACAAACGGCATGAAGACAAGCACCTGCCGACCATACACCGATAGCCCATAGAAAACCTTTTTTAGTTCCCATCCAGTCGACAAAACGACCGGCAAACAGCATACATATAGCGTATACAATGGAGAAAACAGAAGTAATAGTACCGTAGTGAGATTCGTCCCAGTGGAATTCCGGTTTGATAAATTCATCCCACGTCAATGAGAGAACCTGACGGTCGAGATAGTTAACTGTAGTAGCAAAAAATAGCATAGCACAGATGGTCCATCTGTAGTTTGTCATCTTTTCACCTGTTTTTTGAAATGCATTCATGATAATGGATTTAAATAGATTTTGTTTCGTTGACAAAGGTCGGTATTTCGACTGAATTTTATTTGTAAAAATTGGTCAAAATCATGTATTATTCGTTGCATTATAGTTGGATTTTGTTACATCCTATATATAATATGGTAACGAGGTGTTTGTTCTCTGGGGGAAGAATACGTAAAATCCGGAAAACTTCATCCCTTTCTCTCGGAAGAGAAAAGGATGAAGTTTTTCGGATCATTGATTATATGTATGAACAGGAATACGCAACGGTTAGCGCATTTCTGTATATTTGATCTTGTCCATGTCTCCGTAGTCGAGGTTTTCACCTGCCATACCCCAGATAAACATGTAGTTGCTTGTTCCGGCAGCAGCGTGGATAGACCATTCCGGTGACATAATAGCTTGCTCGTTCTGCATCCATACGATGCGTTCTTCTTGAGGTTCGCCCATGAAGTGACAGATAGCATTTCCAGCCGGTACATTGAAGTAGAAGTATGCTTCTACACGACGAGAGTGAGTGTGTGCCGGCATAGTGTTCCATACGCTACCCGGTTTCAACTCTGTCAGTCCCATCTGCAATTGGCAAGGGCCTTCTTCAAGTACGTTGTTAACAATCAACTGGTTGATAACGCGGTCGTTGCTTTCTTCCAGCTTTCCGGCAGCAAATGAGTTTGCTTTCAGTGAGCCTTTGCGTCCGTCGATAGTAATCAATTGAGTCTTGTATTCCTTGTGAGCAGTAGCCGAGTTGATGTAGAACTTGGCAGGATTGCTGGAATCTTTGCTCTTGAAAGTCACTTTCTGTTTGCCTCTACCTACGTACAGAGCATCTTTGAATTTCAGCGTATATTCTTTACCGTCTACCGTTACGATACCTTCGCCACCAATGTTGATGACACCCAGTTCGCGGCGTTCGAGGAAGAATTTAGATTTCAACGGGTCGATTGTTTCAAGTACCAATTCTTTTGTTGCAGGTACTGCGCCACCGAAGATCAGACGGTCATACATAGAATAAGTAACGTTGATTTCGTTCGGGACCATTACTTTTTCCATCAGGAAGCTACTACGCAAGCGGTTAGTATCGTACGTTTTCACGTCTTGCGGACTGCAAGCCACTTGCATCTTGTAATTCACTTGGGCAGAAGCAGACATCGCTGCGATACCCAACATCATTGCAATTGCTAATTTTTTCATCATCTTTTCTTTATAGTATTTATATTATTCTTTATTGGTTGATGCGTTTTTTGCGTCGTTTCTGGTCATGCGGATACGGTTGTAGATAGCCATTCCGAGTGCCAGTGCCACGAGGATGGCAGGGCCGATAATCTTCAGACTGTAAGTCAGGTGGAAGATACCCCAGCAGAAGAGGCTGGAAGCAAAGTCGAGTGCTCCACCTTCAAAACCGGCGGGGATATTCACTGTCGGGTCGCCTGTTGCGGCATATACGTCTTTGGCGGCCAGTGTGAAGAAACCTGCCAGGCCGGTTACGAAATACAGGCCGATTGTCAAAGCTACCAGGCCGATGATGAATGATTTCACTACGTTCCCTTTTGTAATAGGCAGAATCATCGGGAACAAGTAGAACATACCTGCCAGAGAAGCCAGCGGTAAGAAACGGTTGCCCGGAAGGATAACAGCCAGGAAGATAGTGACAGGGATCAACAGCAGAGATACCACCAAGGTAGTCGGGTGACCGATAACCAGTGCAGGGCTCATACCGATGCTCAATCCGGTGTTATTCTTATATTTCTTAGCGATCAGTTCGCGGGTAGCGTCAGAGATCGGTTTCAAACCTTCGATAAAAAGACTGGTGATACGTGGAATCAATTCCATCACCGCACCCATCTTGATACCCAGACCCAATATACTTGGGATACTGTCCACTACTTCTTTCCAACTTCCGCAGCCCAATGCACCGATACCGCAACCAATTACGATACCCAAAAACAGCGGTTCACCCATCAATCCGAATTTCTTTTTCAATCCTTCAGAATCGATATTCAGTTTGTCGAATCCCGGAATTTTATCCAATAGTTTATTGATTATAAGAGCAAACGGAACGAAACTTTGGCAGAACGGTTGAGGAATAGAGATGCCGTCCATTTTATCATAGAACTTCTGGAAAGCAGGAGCAGTCATATCAGCCATTACCAGCGTAATGATGTAGCAGATGATGGCAGCGAAGAATCCCCAATAGATATTGTCGGAAGCAAAGTACACGATAGCACCGATAAATGCGAAGTGCCAATAGTTCCAAAGGTCGATATTGACGGTACGGGTTGTTTTGGTAAGCAACATTAATAAGTTAACTCCCAAGCAAACAGGGATAATGAAAGCACCGACTGAAGTGTTGTAAGCTACCGCCGCAGCAGAAGGCCAACCCATGTCGAAAATTCCCAATTCCAATCCGTAGATTTCAACCATTTTACTTAATGCCGGACCCAGACTGCTGGTGAGCAATGCCGTCACTACTGATAAACCAACGAAACCGACACCAACCAACAAACCGCTTTTTAGCGCTTTGGGAAATTTAATACCGATACATACTCCTAAAATCGTGAAAATGATTGGCATCATTACTGCCGCTCCAAGACCGATAATGTACTTAAATACTTCTTCCATTCTGTTCTATTTTTTCTCTGTTTTAATGATAAATTACCTGTGTTTCCCCAGAGGGTATTAGTTGTAAACCGTGCCAAAAGTAAGACCTTTTTTGCTTTCTTCCAAAACGAAACTCTTAATTTATGAGATATTGCATCAAAAATGGACATTTTTGACGTTTGCGTGCACAAAATTAGTCGTTTCCGTGCACGAAAAACAAAAAATGCACCTACTTGACTAAAAAATCCCACTGGGTTTGGAGGAAAAACACTACTTTCGTAGCGTGAAAAAAGACTATGTTGAATCCTTAAAATAACAAACCATGAGACTAACTCCTTTTTATAATTTTTTTATAGTGGCTTTATTGGTTACAATGACCGTTTCCGTATCGGCACAACAGGTAGACAGCAAGCTTCCCTGGTCTGTACGACTGACTGAATCGGAAATGATCCGTTACCCCGAATCCTGGCAGCTCGACTTTCAGCCGAAACTGAAGTGGGATTATTGCCACGGACTTGAACTGGGAGCCATGCTCGATGTGTATGATACTTATGGCGAC
The Bacteroides luhongzhouii DNA segment above includes these coding regions:
- a CDS encoding MFS transporter, coding for MNAFQKTGEKMTNYRWTICAMLFFATTVNYLDRQVLSLTWDEFIKPEFHWDESHYGTITSVFSIVYAICMLFAGRFVDWMGTKKGFLWAIGVWSAGACLHAVCGVITEAQVGLHSAAELAGATGDVVVTIATVSMYCFLAARCILALGEAGNFPAAIKVTAEYFPKKDRAYATSIFNAGASIGALIAPLTIPILAKMFGWEMAFIVIGGLGFIWMGFWVFMYDAPSKSKHVNQAELDYIEQDHREVGSAPMTDEKDEKRMKFWQCFSYKQTWAFVFGKFMTDGVWWFFLFWTPSYLNTQFGIKTSDPLGMALIFTLYAVTMLSIYGGKLPTIFINRTGMNPYAARMKAMLIFAFFPLVVLLAQPLGTVSPWFPVILIGIGGAAHQSWSANIFSTVGDMFPRTAIASITGIGGMAGGVGSMILQKVAGNLFVYASGTTMVDGHEVEMTKELLEQGAQFVHPAMTFMGFEGKPAGYFVIFCVCAVAYLLGWVIMKALVPKYKPIVLD
- a CDS encoding PTS galactitol transporter subunit IIC; this encodes MEEVFKYIIGLGAAVMMPIIFTILGVCIGIKFPKALKSGLLVGVGFVGLSVVTALLTSSLGPALSKMVEIYGLELGIFDMGWPSAAAVAYNTSVGAFIIPVCLGVNLLMLLTKTTRTVNIDLWNYWHFAFIGAIVYFASDNIYWGFFAAIICYIITLVMADMTAPAFQKFYDKMDGISIPQPFCQSFVPFALIINKLLDKIPGFDKLNIDSEGLKKKFGLMGEPLFLGIVIGCGIGALGCGSWKEVVDSIPSILGLGIKMGAVMELIPRITSLFIEGLKPISDATRELIAKKYKNNTGLSIGMSPALVIGHPTTLVVSLLLIPVTIFLAVILPGNRFLPLASLAGMFYLFPMILPITKGNVVKSFIIGLVALTIGLYFVTGLAGFFTLAAKDVYAATGDPTVNIPAGFEGGALDFASSLFCWGIFHLTYSLKIIGPAILVALALGMAIYNRIRMTRNDAKNASTNKE
- the kduI gene encoding 5-dehydro-4-deoxy-D-glucuronate isomerase, which encodes MKKLAIAMMLGIAAMSASAQVNYKMQVACSPQDVKTYDTNRLRSSFLMEKVMVPNEINVTYSMYDRLIFGGAVPATKELVLETIDPLKSKFFLERRELGVINIGGEGIVTVDGKEYTLKFKDALYVGRGKQKVTFKSKDSSNPAKFYINSATAHKEYKTQLITIDGRKGSLKANSFAAGKLEESNDRVINQLIVNNVLEEGPCQLQMGLTELKPGSVWNTMPAHTHSRRVEAYFYFNVPAGNAICHFMGEPQEERIVWMQNEQAIMSPEWSIHAAAGTSNYMFIWGMAGENLDYGDMDKIKYTEMR